The Brevibacillus brevis genome contains a region encoding:
- a CDS encoding TlpA family protein disulfide reductase has protein sequence MKKLLLAVLVLLGVGLAVWEKPQETAAIVAEVQKPEVGFAAPHFTLTGLDQQTYKVEGKRAKPLVLNFWASWCGPCKLEAPDLQKVYEKYGGQVDLYGVNVTSNDSPEAAMAFVTNYKLTFPIPMDVAGSVSNRYKVMAFPTTYLIDADGIVQKKIIGMVDAPTLELELRQLLSPKP, from the coding sequence ATGAAAAAGCTGTTGCTCGCGGTGCTCGTATTGTTAGGGGTCGGACTTGCTGTTTGGGAAAAGCCTCAAGAAACAGCCGCAATCGTAGCAGAGGTTCAAAAACCGGAAGTTGGCTTTGCGGCCCCTCATTTTACACTGACCGGATTGGACCAGCAGACGTACAAGGTAGAAGGAAAAAGGGCGAAACCATTAGTCTTGAACTTTTGGGCTTCCTGGTGTGGACCATGCAAGCTGGAGGCGCCTGATTTACAAAAAGTCTATGAAAAATACGGCGGACAGGTTGATCTGTATGGCGTGAACGTCACGAGCAATGACAGCCCAGAAGCAGCCATGGCGTTCGTCACCAACTACAAGCTGACATTTCCGATACCGATGGACGTAGCTGGAAGCGTGTCGAACCGTTATAAGGTGATGGCATTCCCAACTACTTACTTGATTGACGCGGATGGGATTGTACAAAAGAAGATCATCGGCATGGTTGATGCCCCTACACTGGAGCTGGAACTGCGCCAGTTGTTAAGTCCAAAGCCATAG